ATGCGTTCGGCTCGCGCCAGATCCTCGACTGTCAACCGTGGGATCGCTTGCCGAAGAATTGCGCATTCTAAGACCGCCCGGATCTCGAAAAGCTCCTCAATCTCTTCTGGGGAGAGCGAGGAGACAACGGCCCCATGATGGGTGATGATCGTCACCAACCCTTCCGCCTCCAATTGTCGAAGCGCCTCCCGAACCGGGATTTGACTGACGTGGAACTCCTCCGCTAGCGCCTTCTGGCGCAATTGCTCGCCCTCTTTTAATTCGCCGCGGAGGATCTTCTCCCGAATCTTATCCGCTACTTCCATGGCTAACGATCTTCGCACAATTCCCATTGGCTTCTGTGCCGCCACGATTCGCTCACGCATGTTCCCCTCCTGCCCCCCCATGGAGGTCTTCCTCCCTCCAGGGCTTTTCGCTCACACACCCGGACCGGCGCTAGAGGCACGAATTATGCCATAGGGCTGCTTGACGGTCAAGCATATCCTATATTATATATGATATGCCAACTCGAGGCCGGGAGGTAATGCCGATGGCGCAGGCGCAACAGCGCGCGAAAAATGGCCGGGGAGGCTGGTACGTAGAGCGACTTCCCCTAGGATACCTCTACGGGGAACCCTTGCGGAGCCGAGC
The genomic region above belongs to Blastocatellia bacterium and contains:
- a CDS encoding GntR family transcriptional regulator, coding for MRERIVAAQKPMGIVRRSLAMEVADKIREKILRGELKEGEQLRQKALAEEFHVSQIPVREALRQLEAEGLVTIITHHGAVVSSLSPEEIEELFEIRAVLECAILRQAIPRLTVEDLARAERILEAYERALDAADSESWGELHWQFHSTLYAAANRPRFMSLIQMTNVNADRYIRLHIRFSLEMHRQVKREHRLLLEYCRARDVEAAVQLLERHILNAGSELKDYIRRYREEE